In the genome of Falco naumanni isolate bFalNau1 chromosome 5, bFalNau1.pat, whole genome shotgun sequence, the window gataCAGgccttcatgaactgctccaatGTGGATCTTTCCCATGGGCTGCTGTTTTTCAagacctgctccagcctgtGTTGTTTCACAGCGTACAGTCTTCCAGGAATGGACTGCTCTACTGTCACTCCCCCACAGGCCACAGTTCTGCCATAAaaccctccatgggctgcagcttcttTCAGGGCATGGCCATCTGCTCTGCCATGGGCCTTCCCCGAACTGCAGTGTGAATATCTGCTCTGCTGTCTGCTTCTCAGGCTGGAAGGGGACAATCTGTGTCACTGTGGTCATTCCCACAGGTGGCAGGAGAACCTTTactctggtgcctggagcacctcctcccatCCTTCTTCACTGATCTTGGTATCTGGGGCTGTTTATCTAATCTTTTTCTCACTCCTGTTTCTCACAGCTGCCTTGTAGTGTTCTTTatcctttcttaaatatatcATCACAGAGGTATCTCAGGCACTGCTGATGGACTCAGCTTTGATCAGTGGTGAGTCAGCTCTAGAGCCAGCTGAAACTGGCTCTGTCCAACATGGGGGCAGCCCTTTTTCTTGTTGCACAGAAACCATCCCAGCAGTTCTGCCCCAACAtcttgccatgtaaacccaatACAATAATGCTGAATTATtgactatcttttttttttccccccctctaaGTGTGTAAACTTCAAACATAAAATTAAGGAAGATGTACAAATCTAGATTGTGCATGTTCTTGCTCTTCTTGAGATTATATGTTTGGTTCAGGTCTTTCGATACTTATTTTATTATATGATATTTACAGTCTTCATTGTCAGCTTCTTAATTCTTACAGTTCATACTTtccatgcatttattttcactcaTTTCACATATTTCACACACATTTTAATTATGGGAAGTCTAGTTTTAGTTCTGTTTCCTAACTGATGGGGTAGAGTGTGGAACAGCTGGCAGACAAAAGAAATTATAGTGCACAGGGCAAGACAGCTAACAAGATAAAACATCCAAACTGTATTGGGTTTGGCTGAaccacagagcagctcccacagcGCTGTGCTATCATTGGTGGCTAGAAGGTGTTGACAACACCCCAGcgctttggctgctgctgagcagcgctcacacagcatcagggctgtcTCTGCAACATCccccctcaccagcaggctgggggtgggcaaggtcttgggaggggacacagccagggcagctgacccaaagtgaccagtGGCatgttccataccatgtgatgtctgctcagatagaaaaggtaaaagaaagaacgaggaaaggggcaggggggcattAGTTATTTACGACacttgtcttctggagcaaccactGGACGTACTGAAGCCgtgcttcctgggaagtggccgAACATCgtctgctgatgggaagtagagaataacatcttctgttttccttgactTCTGTGTGCgtgacttttgctattgcttcattttatcttttggcctttatcttgacccacaagttttttctccatcttattttctccccaaacttgttctgctgaggaagggagtgGTAGaatggcttggtgggcacctggcatccaccTACCACACATACTCATTTAAATGTGGCTTTTCCTAAAGCAGGTGGGTTACTGCTCTTCTGGATGTTGCGTGTAGTCTTTGAAAGGtatttgcctttctttctgGCTCTTCTAACACCTTCTGATACAGGTTGGGGAGAATATGACTTTCCATGTTCTTTCAGCAGTtcacatatatgtgtgtatatatatatataaataaaaacatacttaGGATCTCTTCTGATCATTCATTTAAGCTTTAGGAATATGTGAGATGGTCCCTGGAGAAACTTAGGGGTTCTGTAGCGATACTTTGCAGTTCATTGAGGCTGAAAGGGTGGATATAAACGGTAATAGGTACTTAATAAGTAGAAGTGGCCCTGGGAATATTCTGTACCAGCAGTCACCATAAAGATATTGAAGAAAGTAATTTGTTAAAGCTTTTTtgactttgtatttctgtgtatttctctGATCATGTGGCACTTTTTTCCTCAATAGATTCGAGCTGCTAATCTCAGTGGAGACTGCACACTGATGAATGAAATAGCCAGGTTTAAATTTGGTTTAAAAGGACACCATCAGGTAAAGACTGTAGATGTTAAAGTCTAGTGATTTGTTATGAGTCATCTTTACCTACTTGATCTCTGTCTTTTACACTTTCATAGCTGAAAGCATCAGAGAAAGAAGTAGATGACATGGACTTGCTGCTTTCTCTTAGTTAACCTTAATAACCTTCAACAGTGCAcgataatttttttttcaccttgttATTTTTGTTGGAGTGAGATTCCTGAGTACTTACTCAAATCATAGACCATTACCACTGACAAGGGATAGttaataacaaagcaaaaaaaaaggttttgcagGGGATGTAGTGGGAATACCTTAACCACTTTAAATGGGTAAAACTCtaaaaagtctttgaaaacTGGAGGAAGGAGATTGGCAGAGGTGCTAAATAACCATGTATGTTAAGTCTtacaggaattaattttttttaatagtaacaAAGACTATAGGTTGAGTTCCAAGGAGTTGCTCATGTTAGAGTGGCAGTTAGCTTGTAGCTTGGgttgtttacatttttaaaaatcttttagtAGACAAACTCTGTAAGCAAAAGTTGCCATAGAGGTATCAAAATGATGGCCAGTAAAGGAGTCATTCCTGTATGTTTTACAgcatatttcagttggaaaaataCTAACTGGTATTTATGTCTATTTCTTTCTGACGTATTTTCTTGTGTCTGCGTCAATTTGTACAAATACTTGATGCCTAAAAAAATGCCAAActatattttaattcctttctatGGAATGTCTTTTACTTATCTGATGGTTTATTTGCACATGGAAAACTAGAACACATAGTCGACGCGTGATGgaataaaaatgtactttaatGCTTATTACATTGCAATGTTTGACTCTTCTGTGATACAAAAAATTATTGCATGTGTAGTAGGAGTTAATACTTgccaaaacctggaaaaaagttatttatacTAATAATGACAGATTTTCCTTTATCTAATTCCCACTTTAGACTTGTGTGCGAGACAGAGCAATTCGTTCCATTCTGGCTGTTAGAAAAGTtagcaaagaaacagcagaaaaagctgtGGATGAAGTTTTTGATGCCTGCTTCAATGATCTGGAACCTTTTGGAAGAATACCGCACAGTAAAACAGATGCAAAACGTGCTTATAGAGACTTTCAGAACAGAGATCGCTATAATGCTaatttgtgaaggaaaaaaaccatggaAAATGATATTAATATCTGATTGTTCTGTAACATCTGGAGTTACAGTCTATGCTCACAGTGCTGGTGGAAAGGGCAGTTCTATCAAATGTGTCAGTTAATTTTGTAAGCTTTTTCCAGGAGCCAACTTCCACGGAAGTAAACAAAGTAAATGAACAAGACTAAAAACTTGTCTTTCCTCATCTGTTATTCCAGCAAGATAAGTTTGTAGACCAAGTGACTTGTCAAATAAGGATCTGCACATTTCAACGCACATTTAATTCTGCTCAGCCTGACTGGGACTTGGTTTCTGAAAGTTTTGTTGTTACTGAATAAATCTTTTCATAAAATCTTTACATTTCCACCGTCTTTGATTTATGAAGTCATAAACTTCATGATCTTCATCACTCCATTTCAAAAGATGGGCAATGAAACTACAGCTCTAgctttaataacattttaaaattacatttttttgttaaatgctAAACCCACAATTCAATAGACTGCCACATTTGTTTATGAGCACCACCTGAAATTTTTGGAATTCCAGCTCATCTAATGTTAACTTCACAGGTAGATAAAACCCTTTGTCTTTTTAGGAATTTGGCCAACAGTACTTCTTACCAGATCAAAACTACAAACTGGATAAGCATTGGTGAAAGTCTTCTCACCAGATTGAGCTTTGCTCAATATGTGGGTGTAGTTTTTGGTCTTCTTGTTATGCTTGTTAGGTGGGTAAGTCCATCTGAGGAAAGCAAGAAGCTCCTAGCTTCATCCTAAGTCTGAGAGAAGCTGTCTCATTCCTCCATTATTTCCGAATGTAAAGTATTATAATCATTGTCATGGGTGCAAGAGAaccacattttcttctctcccttgaAATTGAAGGTGCAAGTCATCTGCTGGTGGGGTTCACTGATGTAATGGGAGATGTGAGTCCCCAGTCAAAGGTTTGTGGGCATAGCTGCTGTTACAGTTACTGGATTCAGACTTGACTGGGAAATTTGGTTTCAGAGAAGATGAAACAGTGGCCTGGTTGTTACTGTTTCATATGTGCAAGGCATTTTAGACGGGCTTTCAATTTCATAGGATGTCAAGTCTGAGTAGTGGTAGTGGTGTCAGTTTCACTGTGTAAAGTTCTTCATAACTGCAGAAGCATACAATTGCtgaggttgaaagggacctctggagacaCTGCTCTTTCAACCACGCTGCACAGAGCAGGGTCAACTAAAGCATGTTGCTGAGGAGCGTGTCTagttgggttttgaatatctctaaGGGCAGAGACTCTACAGTCTCTCAgggtaacctgttccagcatTGGATCACCCTTGcaggttggttggtttggggtttttttctccttacatgTAAATGGAGTTTCCTGTATTTCACTTTTTGTGCCAATTTCCTCGTCTTTTCCTTTGGCACCACTAAAAAGACTGAGTCAGTCTTCTCTGCTTCCACCCTTGCTCCAGCAGGTATTTATGCACATTGGTAAGATCTCACTGAACTTTTTCTCCAAGCTGAAGGATCCCAGCTCTGGGTCCCATTTTGTAGGTCAGATGTTCTGATCCGTTTATCATCATGGCAATTTGCTGAACTACTCTACCATGTCCATGTCTCTGTtgtactgggaagcccagaactggacccagcactccaggtatctcaccagtgctgagcagagtggaaaatcacctccctcaaccaGCTGGCAATGCACCCTTCCTAGTGCAGCTCAGCAGGCCTTGTTTActgcaaagctgtgctgcttgcatACAAACTGGTGTTCACCAGCTAGCTGATCATATTGTGTGTTGGTGCCTGTGGTTATTCTTCCCCAGGTGCAGCAGTTGGCATATCCCTTTGAACTTGatgaggttcctctctgccaTGTCAAGTTCTTTCTGATTAGTAGCACAAACCTCTGGTCTATCAGCCACCCCACTCAGTGTTGTATTGTCCATAAACTTGCAGAAGTTGCACTACTCCTATCTTCCAGGTTGTAAATGAAGAGGTTAAACAGCATTGGCTCTCATAGCAATACCTGGGGCATGTCACTAATGTCTGGCCTTATTGTGACTAAGCCCCAGACATGTTTAAAGAATTTAATATGAACTTGGGAACATCTCAGCCAGATGGTTTGCATGCATGTACTTTTTAGAAGTTTGAAAATCTCCATGTGAATTGTTCTGCTCGCTTACCTTAAGTGTCAGAAAACCATTCTaggcatgttttatttattgctgcGGGTGTATCAATAGGTCAAGTGCCTGGAACTTGGATCCTAAGCAAAAGAATCTGCCAATGAAGTTTTGTTCACATTGAACAAAAGACACTCTGCTCTGCTACTTGTTGAGTTAAACCTACCTGGAAAGAGCAATAGAATGCTGCCTGCTACCTGGATCGTCTTAGACAGCATGTAAGGTCACCATGCAAGTTTGCAGTTAAAACCTGGAGCTCAGGCTTAATGACTTAGAAGAATAGCTGTGTTCATACAggtattttattctttgtttattGTAAAATGCAAAAGCCGTCCTTGGAGACCTGAACACCCAGATCCTGCAGCCCAGGTTATTATGCAGGCACTCCCCAAAGAATATTCCCATCACAGGACCACAGTTTTGTGGTTCGGCTCTTGCTTTCCTTGGTGCTGTGcaatttgctttcttcagttctcTTTGTCAACGAGGTTTGgaaagaaagtgagaaaaactgGATGAGAGTGGAAGTGATGACTCCATAAATATATTGGGAAAGGGAATTTAAGTTATGGTACAAGGTTGAACAGTTATGAAATGGTCATGGTTAATTTAAATAGGAAATTAGAAGTTGGTATATAAACAGCTGAAgagtaaataaacaaacaaggaaTAGGCATTCTTTATACTGGGGCTGAAAAGTTTACGAAAAAGCTTCATcccaaaatgagaaaagttaAGTCCTTTAGGATTCCAAAAAGGGTGAACTGAAACTAGGCTGTTGTGTGAtcactttttttgcattttatttcagtgtagtAATCTTGTATTTCAGGATTTCTTCTGGTCATTGGCAAAGTCTGTAAAGGAAAGGGCTATTCTGCCTCTTTTATGCTGTCTACCCCCAAAGATGTCTAACTCTGGATTCTAGTTCTCACTTGtcttccctgcagcactggggggtgggtgggatgggggtggcGTAGTGATCAGCTGAGTAAGGCTGAGTTAGGACAAGCTGATGAAATTGAGATCTTTAAACCCTTATAGTACCACCTTGGTGTGTTTTACTCGCATGTTCAAGGTTAAACTAATCACCAGATTTGGgatcagaaatgaaattttccttGCTTAATTTGGTAGGGATGACTGGCATTTCTGTGAGCAGCTGGATGCTATTTCATGCTGTTCAGGTGCTAGTGGATAGCTTTACATTTGCAGCCTCTGAATGAGGAGTCCTGTGTGCCAAGTCcagtgctgagctgagctgCGATGACAGTGGCAAGGCTGGGTGTCTGGTCCTCAGAAATGAGATCTGAAGCAGATGATTATGCCTGTGTAGTGTGAGCTACCCTGCACACTGGGGTGTTAGCAGGGAGTTAGGCTTCCTGAGCCTACAGTGACCACTGGGACAGAGTGACCAGTGAGAAAGGCAGACCTGGAAGGAGCAGCCATCTGAATCACCTGAGAATTTAATGTTGAGTGACGGTCTTTCTTGTTGCAAGGATGAAACTCACTGGAGGGACCTCAAAGGCTTTCTCTTTCCCGACTGGTATATCCCAGCTGGGATGTTGGCCTTTTGACTGTAGGCCTGACATTTGTCAGCAATGGGAAAGCTTTTGTCACTTGAGTCCTTTACGCTATGAATTGCTGAGCATGTTCTGGTTGTCTCTGGTGGTGAAGGACTGGGTATAATGATCAGTGTTGCCTTCTCCTGTTCTGTGTCCCTGTATATTTTCTGGCAATGGGACTGTCATTGTATGAAGCTTTTACAGGCAATACGTAAACTGCAAGATctggctgcagtggggcagCAGACTCCTTGGTGAGATTTGAGCAGGAGTGAGGCACTGAGTTGTTCAGGTAAGGGAAGGTCAGGACATGCACGGATTTCAAGTGTCTGACAGATGCTCAGGCTGGAAGGCAAAGATCCTCCTGAGCACCTCCAGAATTAAGCAGCCTCTGAAGGGGCTCTTGTTTGACTGCACCTTTGGGCTTCTGCAATCCACCTATTTGTTTCACGTGCCTAGAACTTTTTGGATCTGACAGTCATTCTGTAATTTCCTCCTGAGAAGAATTCAGTCACGTAATTAGTCTCCAACCCAATGGGCCTGTTCCTAAGGTGCCACTCAAGAACATGCTGCATGAAGCAAGTGGTAGGAAAGACAGCTGCTTCCCCTGTCCCctgtgcagagccagcagcagtgtgTCACCATTtcctgaacagcagcaaacactTTAAAGAGATTCAAACATAAGCACTGTCCTCACAAAAGGCAAAGCAATGTATCCAAGCAGTGCCTGAAAGATCTGATCAAGCCTGATTTGTCCGAGTTGTTCTGCTCATGTTGGATTATGGGTGGGCTGCATTTTCATACCCGCAAGTACCATTGCTTCTGGGGCCAAGAATTAATGCAGATTCCCCAGAAAGTCATCCTAGTTGTCTTGGAGGAAGTAACATCTTGGCCAAGATTGCCCAAACCTGTGCTTTCAACAGTTTTGCAGAATTTCAAATGGAGatttagtaattttattttcttggggTAATTCCATGAATGACCAACATAATCACATGGCTGAAtatccaaacagaaaaaagatggATATAATACCCTACATACCTATGGAGAAAATTACACATCACTGAATTCTAAGCTTCCCTTCTTTGATGTAATCTAGATAGACCTTCTGGGTTTTCTAAAATCCTTGAGGATCAGAGATGCCTTGGAACAGCATAATCTTGTGTGTTAATATTCCCTTAacctttgctgtttttcaaatcCCTGTTTTAGTCAGTATGATGTATGATGCTGAATTTTTTATGACACTTCTCACATATATTCTGGCAGATATTTCTATCCCTTCATTATACCTTATTAACCAAAGTTCTACTTtaatgagtgtgtgtgtgtgtgtggtttgcatttaaattgctttttgaCCAACACGTTGTTTGAATATATATAGTTGTCTGCTGAGAAAGCTTTGTCAAATCTCTATAGAAATGGAAGATACAGCCATAAAGAGTAGAATATGCAAGCATACaagtgacttcttttttttgtttagcatTTTGATAGGTGAACACCATCAAGATAGGTGAacaacataaaggaaaaaaagtattctagAGACGTGGGTAATAAAAAGTGCATTGACCTATATGAAgatatagtttaaaaataattaaaaaaaataataaaacaacaccaaaaactAAAACTACAAAATgtgatgtgatggttggaggcCATCTCGGGCATAGGAGTCACGAAATAGTAGAATTTTGGATTCTTGGACAAGTAAGGAGGGGTTCAGCAGAACGGccaccttggacttctggagggcagacttTGTCCTGTTCAGGAgactggttgacagagtcccttgggaggcagtcctgaagggcaaaggagtccaggaaggctggacattcttcaggAACGAaatcttaaaggtgcaggaACAGGTtttccccatgtgccaaaaggtGAGCCGGTggggaagaagaccagcctggctgaacagagagcttcggctggaactcagggaaaacCAAGGaatttatgacctttggaagaaggggcaggccaTTCAGGAGAactacaaggatgtcatgaggttatgcaggggGAAAATTAGAAGCACCAAAGCTCAGCTAGAACCTAATatggctactgctgtaaaagacaataaaaaatgtttctataaatacatgaGTAACAAAAGGAGGactaaggagaatctccatcctttttttggatgcagggggaaacatagtgacaaaaaGTATGAGGAAAAGGatgaggtacttaatgcctttgCCTGAGCGAGATCAGTTGTTCTGTGGGTGACCAGGCCACTCAACTGGAAGATGGGGACCGGGAccagaatgaagcccccatagTCCAAAGATAAATGGTCATCAACCTGCCACAtcacttagacacacacaggtctatGGGGCTAGATGGGACCCACACCaaggtactgagggagctggcagaagtgcttACCATTGGTCCCAGTTGACAAgaggttagcaaatgtgacagCTGTCTACAAGAAGGGCTAGAAAGAGGATCCAGAAAGGtctgacctcggtgccagggaaggttatggaggagatcatcttgagtgccatcatgcaATATTGTGCAAAAATCACTTGGAGGGGGGAATtggagaaaactgggacctaacAGAAGTGGCATTGTAACAGcctttttagggtaaaatacagttGCCACTTTCAGGACGGTTGGCATGCACGGACTATACTCCGCCATGGTTCCCTAGGCAGCACAACCTGCTGTTCTAGGGGAGCACTGGAGGGCGGAGCAGCGTGGAGACCCTGTgtccaggctctgctgtacttcctgcaggactgggaacttgatggtaccGTACAGCTGGCAAGCTGCATAGCAGCCGTCAAATGAGAGATAGATGTCCAATGCTGAGCCAACAACCATGGTGGAATTATAATCTCATTATAATAGTacacacacctccatcccaaagctACCCACCTCCAAGGTATGACTACCCCTCACCAAGCATGCGCTTTACATTTATCAACTatgtctttaaatgaaaagcaagagaatTTTACACCAGTCTAATGAAAgaatgtatgactagagtcactcaagaaaagtataaaaagtgaagGAATGAGGGGTGAAGCTGGGGAAGACACTATcataacttctgggatcagctGATGGGCTGAACCTGTCCTCTCCCTCTAGGGACTTGtattgggtaagaactttgtCTTATGCATGCTTATGCTTATCACGCTAGCTGGTATTAGTGATTAGCTTTGGTTGCATATAATTTGGTAGTATATaatttcaagcttgtttttgccGACAGTCCCTTTCACCAGCAGTCATGAATCCTAACTTGTCACAATTTTATAATAAGAGTGTTAGTCCATAAACTGTTAGTGTGAGCCCTTTGCGGGCGCTAGCAGTTGCCTGCAGCGGGtaacacatttaaacaaagtGGGGAGACCCTCTGAGGGGTCCCCTAATGCTGTTGGcgtgtttccctgaacaaggcaGTCAAATCATCCTCTGATCCAgtgggactgttcagtgaagggtccctgtaaTGGGACACTGACGGGCTGGTCGGGCACAAGGGTCTTGGCTTTGCTGGGGTGCTGATAGATCAAAAATCCAGGGTTAGGAAAATATTTCCCCCTTGCCTCCAGCTCCTTCCACGTGACAGAcatgtacaggacaaccaggtgacCAGGCCCGgtcagcatgggtttgtgaaaggcaggtcctgcttgagTAACCTGatcttctgtgacaaggtgacccgctTAGTGGATGAGGCTGTGCATGCTGTCTgcctagactttagtaaagcctttgacaccatttcccacagcattctcctggagaaactggctgctcatggctgggaCAGGTGTACTGTTTGTTGGGCAAAAATCTGGCTGGCTGGTTtagcccaaagagtggtagtgAATGgggttacatccagctggcaacCAGTCATAagtggtgtccccagggctcagtactggggccagttctgtttaatatttctATCA includes:
- the ATP23 gene encoding mitochondrial inner membrane protease ATP23 homolog isoform X2, giving the protein MKQSGCTVFNDRHFSCENCDGCVSGGFDSATSQIVLCQNNIRHQSHMNRVVTHELIHAFDHCRAHVDWFRNVKHLACSEIRAANLSGDCTLMNEIARFKFGLKGHHQTCVRDRAIRSILAVRKVSKETAEKAVDEVFDACFNDLEPFGRIPHSKTDAKRAYRDFQNRDRYNANL